CATCACGAGCCTGCGGGGGCACCTTACCATGTTCATTGTACATCACCAAATTTGCAGCTACCTTAGCTGCACGCTTCTTTATACTTCTATCTGCTCCGGGCTCCATCTTTTATTGCTTTACTAGTTATCGTTTAAAGATAACTGATTGTGGGTTATTTTAATTGGGGACGCAAAAATACTTTTCAACCCAGCGCCTCAAAGGGAAATAATTTTGAATAGTTGTAAACAAGAATATAGTTGAAAAATTTTCTCCCTAAATTGTATCTATATTCCAACAAAAAGATTAAGGTAAAAAACAATCCGAAACCGCGGTCATCAACCTTACTAATTACAATAAGTTCCTGCTGTCCGTTATATCTTTTTTTTAAATGTGTTTGTATTAAAAACGCAAAAAAAAGGATGCCACTCCCATCAGGGTTAGTGATATTACGAAAGTCCCTTGGTTAATTAGTAATTCCATACCAATGCCGTTCTGTTCAGATGAATTACGATTATAATTGGAATATTCGTTTTATTAGGACAATTAGGTAAATCTTAAACAGACTCTTAACCAAGCCCTAAATCTGAAAATGATTTTCTATTATCTTCCTATTTCATTGCGAGCCACTTCCACTTAGCAACATCAACCCTACTAATATTTTATAACCTTGCATGCTAATTTTTCTTTGTTAGATTTTAGTTCAACTAAATAGAGCCCTGCAGGCCAGTTGGCAGCATTTATACTTTGGGTAAAGTAGCCACCCACCACCTTCAATCTTTCAACTTCCATCTTCAAACTGCCTTTGCCATCGTATACACTCATAGTTATGTCATCGGCTTTCATGCCACTTGCATTAATAAAAAACTTTTCCCAAGCCTCATGTAAGAAGAATTGAGTTTCTGTAAGAAAAACGTCAAATTTATAAAGTCTTTTACTAGTTGAGGTGGGTTATTGTGTTTAAAAAATTTGAATGATTACTACTGTTTGAAAGTAACAACTTCGCAGTGCCTCTAAAATTTTTGTATTGGCATTGCGCAACAGTTAGTTGCTTCAAGTATGGCTATAAAAACGCATTAGCTCTTCGTTTTTTTATTTACAAACGAAAGGTATTTTCGAAAGCTGATAAATTCGCCACCAAGTTTTTCGAGGTGAGGCGATTTTAATTGGCAGTCTATCAAACTAAACATGTTGCTTTGGCATAGGTAAAGCAAAGCCAGTTTACTGGTGTCGGGTTTCAGGTGAAACATGCTCTCGCCACAGAACACACTGCCTATTATAGTTCCATATAATCCTCCAACCAACTCATTGTTTTCAAAAACTTCCACGCTTTGCACCATACCTTCGTTATGTAATTGCAGGTAGCGGTCAAAAAATTCGTCTTCAATCCAGGTTGAATTTTCGTGATTACGTTTTACCGTAGCACAATGTTCCATTACCTCTTCAAAGCAGGTATTCATTTTTATCTCATACCTGCCACTATTCAATCGGTTTACAAGGTTGTTACTTACTTGTAGTTTGTCGGGGAATATTACAAACCTAGGTGATGGCGCATACCAGAAAAATAAGTCATCATGCTTGTGCCATGGGAATATGCCTAAGGAATAGGCACGCTTTATTCGCGCGATGGTAAAATCGGCTGTAATGGCTACCAAATCAGATACATCCCGCTTAAGCGGAATTACAAAATCGTCAGTTGGAAGCAAGAATAAATCTTCAAAACTTATTTTGTTGGACATACCCCATTATAATGGTGCAAGTTTACGTGCCTGTGCCGAATAATGTGAATGTGAATTTGAAATTTTTGTCAACAATTGGTTATAAGCTGTTATGTTACCCAACTGCCTATAACAGAGCAAGAGGTGGTACTCTGCCTCTTGCGAGAAAGCATTGATGTTGCCTGATAAAATAGATTGATAGCCTGCAATTGCTTTGGTATAATCCTGCATGAGCTCATAACATAATGCGGAATAAAAAATGCAGTTCTTATCGTCAGGATTGACTTTGCTCAGGCGCTCAAGCATATAAATAGCATCGGCATACTGCTGTTGGTGGATATGCTCAACTATCCCCGCAAATTGGAGGTGATAGTCTGCATGTATGTTTTCGGCATCGGCAAGCTGTTCATTTTTATCTTTATATTTAGCCTGTATGCCAAGGGCATCAGGCTCAATCATAGGTTTTGTTAGAGGTTTTATCAACTTATAATTCTCTATGTAAATAACATTGTCAAAGCTGAGCGAATACAATGACTTTGCTGCCTCTAGCGAGGTGTCGGTAATTTTTACGTTACGGGTTGCTAGTTTGGGCATGTCCATCCATTGCTCTATATGTGCTTCAATCTTTCCGCTTGTGGTATTCACTTTCTGATAAGCAATGAGAGTATCACCGGCAGCATGGTTTATTAATAGGGGTGCGATAAAGTTTTCGCTTTCGAGGGTTGGCTCTTTGGTTTGTTTTTGTTCCGTTTTTACAGGTTCACTTTTTTTATTGTTAAAAATGATGGTAACATATACACCTATAGTAACACACAATACTGCAACTACCAATAATACATGCCATAAATTAAATGTGGACGATAGTGGTTTGTGCTTTATCGATTTGCTCCTGGTGGCCGACCAGGTGTAGGGAAGCTGATAGAGTATTTTCTTGTCGGGAATTTGTACGGCACCATCGAGCGCTTCGCGGCATAAGTCGCACTGAGCAAGATGATGCTTTACCAGCTCCTGCTTTACTATATCCATAGTGCCGGTGCTGTATAGTTCAAGCTCGCGCGCTGTAAGATGTGTATGTGTACCCGCCTTATGCATTCCGTTTTTGCTCCAGGTATATTTTTAAATTTCGCTTCCCGTTTTGAATATGGCTCTTTACCTCTTTCAAACTATATCCGGTAAAGTTACTTATTTCGACATACGATTTTTTTTCGAGGTAAAATAACCGCACACATTCCTGCTGTGGTTTTTTTATGGTGTGCAAGGCTTCGTGCAAATGCGGCATGTATTGATCGAGTATGGCTGCATCATCCTGGATGGCCAGCTCCGTGTGGCTTGTTGTTTGTTCATTGAGCGGCACTTTGAGCGATTCTTTCTTTTGCACGGCCAGGCAATAGTTGCGTGTTACCGAGTGCAGCCACGAACCAAAGTTATTGATCTCGTATTTCTTAAGGTCAGTAAATAGTTTTTCGAAAATGGCAAGCACACCATCTTTGCACTCATCTTCGTTTTGAAGATACTTGTAACATATACTGTATACTAAGTGAGCATAGCGTTCGTATAAGATGCCAATACATTGGTTATCGTCACATTCCTTATAACGGCCTATTAGCTCGGTATCGCTATAGTCTGATATATGTTTTTTATTCCTGAACCACATGGTGGTTTTGTTTTTACAAAAGCAAAGTGTCCTGTTTGCTGCCATAAATGTAAACGTGCAAGTAGCATATTTGATATGCGTGCCGGCATTGTTGCACAAAAATGACAATACCCGCTTTATGGTTTTATGGAAAAGGGTAGGTGATTTATCTACTAAGCAATAAACAAGATGTTGAACAAAATAAAACCAATTAAAAAATGAAAAAGCAAAGTTATTTTATGATGTTGCTACTAGCAATTTGCAGCCTGTATGTGCAAGCACAAACTACCGATGGTGTCTTAAAAGGATTGATTGCAGATAGCACGAGCAAGAAGCCCATCGAAATGGCAACCGTTTTAGTATTGAGCCAAGGTGTAGAGGTTGCCAATACCTTTACGCTTGATGATGGACAGTATAGCATTAGTGCCTTAAAGCCTGGTAAATATACAGTTAAAGTATTTAAGGGCGGCTACGGAACTAAGGTGATGGAACAAGTAATGGTGAGTACCTCACGCATTACATTTCAAGATTTTTATTTGCCACAAGGCATCGATTTGCCTACAATTTCTGTAACGTATTTGCCTCCGGTAATTGAGAAAGACGATATCATGACCGCACGTAGAATAGATGCTACCGAAATACGCAAAAGTGTATTGCGCGATGTAAAAGATTTTGCACGCCTCTCAACCGGGGCAGTACAAAAACGGGAAGGTGGCGAAATTAATTTTCGCGGCTCACGCGGCAATGGCACACACTATATAGTTGATGGCATACGTATGGACGAAGGATTTAGCATGCCACGCAGTGCCATTGCCGAACTTGTTGTAATTACTGGAGGTGTACCGGCTATGTATGGCGATGCTACCGGTGGTATTATTGTTATTACTACCAAAGGTTTTTTTGGAAGCGGGGCGCAGTAATTAATTCTGACAAATGCGCTTGCACAGTTTGCATTACCAACCCATGCTGGCGCGAGCTATAAGCTCGCGCCAGCATTCGGGCGTGCAACATAAATTTCAACTGCTTTTTTGTTTTGCTAGGTTAATTTTACTATACAGAGATATTGTTAGCTTATCCATAGTGCAGTTTGAAAAAGCCAAACGCGTGTACGCTTGCAACAAATAACTATGGTTATTAATTTTGCAAGTACCTATATGTGAGTATGCCAATACATAATCACAAAATATATTGCGGCTTTTTTACAACGTGTTTATTAGACTGTTTGCAAAATCACTTTGTTGTCTGACTCAGTGGCAGGTCAACATTTATGTTGAAAAATACATTTTACCCATCATGCAAAGCTGAATCTATTTAATTACAAATTTCTTTGAGATGCTGCGTTTAGTGTATTCATCGCGTACATGGGCAATGTATATGCCTGAAGGCAAATGCGATGTTGGTATGTCCTTACTACTTACCATTTTTTGTTGCAACACAGATTGGCCCATTAGGTTATAAATATTAAAATAGGCCGGTCTGTTCGTGTGAATTAATATTTTATCAGGCAATATTTGTAGTGTAGCCACAAGCGCAGCAGTGGCAATACCGGTGTTAATAAATGCGGAAGCTGACGTACACCCATTGCTATCGGTAATAATCACATAATAGGTGTTGCTATCTGTTGCATAAAAATAGTTGGCAGTGCTTAGCACGTTTACACTGTCAGTTACATTGTACCATTGATAAGTGTAACCTAAAGGGGCAAAAATGGTATCGCCCGAGGTGCTTAAAAATACTGCATTTGGCGGGTTATGTACTATAATATAATTTGCAATAGTAAGTGTATCGCAACCGGTATTGTTGCAGGTTATGAGTGTAACATCGTAAGTGCCAGCATTAGCAAATACCACAGGTGGTGGATGCTGGCTGCCTGAATAAGAAGGAACACCCCCGGCAAAAATCCAAAACCACGAGTTGGCCTGACCACTACTGCTATCCACAAAAGTAATGGTGGCTGGTGCACACACGCTTGTATCGGTGCATGTAAATGATGTATGAGGCAATGCGCTGTATACACCCGAGGCCACCATGCAGCCATTGCTATCACTTATGAGTACGTAGTAATTGCCTGTATCGGGCAGTACAAAGAATGAATTGGTGGACAGTGCAGCGCTGTCGCCTACCGCAAACCATTGGTAGGCAAATGCGGCAGAGCAAAATAGCGTGTCGTTTTGTACGGTGATAACAGGTGGAGGCAAAGGCGGTATTTGATTAATAAATTGTGTAACGCTAAGTGTATCACACCCCGCACCATTGCAGGCTATGAGCGTAACATCAAAACTTCCTGCACTAGCATAGTATATGTTGACAGGGTTTTGCATAGTACTTATACTTGGCGAAGCACCCGAAAAAAACCACAGCCATTGTGTAGGATTATTGGTGCTAAGATCATAAAAATCTATAGCCTGCTTATCGCAAAATACAGAATCGGAAGATGCAATATTGCAAATGGGTAAAAGGGATGGGGTGCAGAAATTGGTGGTGGAAAATGTGTCACTATTAATCGACAACGCAACCGAATCGAACGCAAGCGGTGGTAATTGATTTAAACTAAAAGAAGTGGAATCGAAAAAATAAGGTAGTTGTACAAAAGCAAGAGTTTGTTGATAGCATCCGTTTGGCAAATTACCGTTGCTATCAACACTGAGCATATTAGCGGAATATTGATTTGACAGACTATCAATGTGGCTGCCCACCGAAATAATTGCATCATTCGATAATGAAATGCCACCAAAGTATGCTTGCGTCTTGGTTGGATACATGTAGGCCCAATTTATATTGCCGGTATTTGTAGAATTTGTAATGCATTTATCAGCCGTGCCTGGCGCATTGAATTTTACGAGCGTACAATAAGTTGAATCATTTTTAATTACCGTTTGCAAGGCTCTTGTATTGGTGTTTTGCAATTGATATTGGAATGCACTTTGTGAATTTAAATTGCTGTCTATTTCAATTAAAAAATAATTTTCTTGATTTCCAAAAGCCACATGGTTTCCTCCACTACAAAGTATGTTTTTGTTAGGAAGTTCTGCAAGATGATATATGCCTTCATCATATGCGGTGTAAAACATTTTGGTTTGCAGCAAATTGCCTTGCTCATCAAGTAAAAGTAATAAATTATCCATGTCAGTAAGTTGATTGGCTGTATTTCCCCATCCAGCAACTAGTATATTTCCATTGCTTAATTCACATAAAGTGTTGCCCCACTCTATGTAATTGGTGCCTAAATTATTTTGCCATACTTGATTACCATTTTTATCGACTTTAATAATACTAGTATTGCATGTGCTATTGCTATAATCCGAGAGGCCCACGGTTACAATGCCTGAGTCTTTGGTTTCAATTAAATCAAAGGGCCAATCATCGTTGCTGCCGCCAAAGTATTTTATCCATATTTTATTGAGCGACAAATCAAATTTTGCAATAAAGAAATCATTGTTACCGCCATTAATATTGCTATAGCCAGCACAAACAATTTGATTTTCCTTTGTAATAATTAGTTTACGGATTTCATCACCTTTTGTGCTATTAATCTCAACAGCATTTTTGATATTGCCTGTTTCATCTATTAAAAGTAAATTTGCCGTGGTAGTATTGTTGAATGTGGAAAGCGAAGAACCGCCAACTACATAGCCACTATCTGAAAACTGAATCGTTGTAAATTTGTCGTTACCCGTTTTGTTGTATTGTTTAATAAATGTGTTTTGGCCTTGGCAAACGATAACATGAAACAATTGTATTGTGAATATGAATTTTATTACGTTGTTTTTACCAAACATTTTGTACAGAGGATTATTGATGTAAATATATGAAAGAATCGGAATAGAGAAAATAAAAGAACAAACCAAAGCACAATGGAACAATACACCGTGCGGGCAAATCGGTGATATAACATACACCCTCGATTACTTTGAGAATGTGGAAAAATATCGGTACGAAGAATATGCACCCTGGATGAAAAATTATTTTGAATACGATAAGCAAAAAGGGAAAAAGCTGCTTGAAGTTGGTTTTGGACAAGGAACTGATTTGATTCAATACGCAAAAGGTGGTGCCGATGTTTATGGTATCGACCTTACACCTCATCATTTTGATTTAGCATCGTTAAATTTCAAATTGCGAAATTTAAATGCGAACTTAACCTTGGGCGATGCTTCCAAACTTCCTTATGAAAATAATTTTTTCGATAAGGTTTCGTCATTTGGTGTTTTGCATCATACTCCCGATATTGAAAAATGTGTTGACGAAGTTTTTCGAGTACTTAAACCGAATGGTGAATTTATTATTGGGCTGTATTATAAAGACAGCTTTTTTCATTACTGGACAAAATGTTTTTTAGATGGAATTGTCAAGTTTGGATTTTTACGACTTGGTTATGATGGAAATCTTAGCACACTCGAAGCCGGTGCCGATGGAAAAAAATATAAACCTTACATAAAACTATTTACAAAAAAGATGATGCGACAATTGCTATCAAAATTTCAAATTGACGCGCTCGATATACGCCACCTAAATAGAGAAGATATTCCTTTGCTTGGTAAACTATTTACCGATGGCATGTTGCAAAAATACAGCACCCGTTATGGATGGTACATTTTAGCAAAGTGCACAAAAAAATAAACTATTTTTTGTTCCGCGTTGCGAGGTAGAAGCCTGTAGCTATGGAGGGCCACCACTCACCAAGTTTTCGGGTGAGTGCCATTATTGGTTTTACACCACTAAAAAGCATATCGCTAAATCCACCTGAAAAAAATACGGAACCGCGTGTTTCAAATACTTCAAAATTATGCTTGGCACACAATGCCTTTATCGAATTTAAAGTAAACCTGCGTACATGTGGCGAATGCGCGATGGTTGAAGGATATTTACTTACATAGGTATCTGATTTCAATCTGATATAATTAAATGCCTGAGAAATGTAAAGAAATCTGAAAACCCTGCGGAAATTCAAGTGCGCCCAAAATATTTCTTCAAATTCATGCCAACCAAAACCATTAGGCACGGTTACAATCATAATTCCTTCGGGTTTCAATTTCGCCTTTAGTAATTCTACAATAGCGTCAATATCGCTTTTTTCAATATGCTCAAATACTTCTGATGCAAGAATATAATCGAAGTGATTATCGG
This Bacteroidota bacterium DNA region includes the following protein-coding sequences:
- a CDS encoding T9SS type A sorting domain-containing protein; amino-acid sequence: MKADDITMSVYDGKGSLKMEVERLKVVGGYFTQSINAANWPAGLYLVELKSNKEKLACKVIKY
- a CDS encoding leucyl/phenylalanyl-tRNA--protein transferase is translated as MSNKISFEDLFLLPTDDFVIPLKRDVSDLVAITADFTIARIKRAYSLGIFPWHKHDDLFFWYAPSPRFVIFPDKLQVSNNLVNRLNSGRYEIKMNTCFEEVMEHCATVKRNHENSTWIEDEFFDRYLQLHNEGMVQSVEVFENNELVGGLYGTIIGSVFCGESMFHLKPDTSKLALLYLCQSNMFSLIDCQLKSPHLEKLGGEFISFRKYLSFVNKKTKS
- a CDS encoding CDC27 family protein; this translates as MHKAGTHTHLTARELELYSTGTMDIVKQELVKHHLAQCDLCREALDGAVQIPDKKILYQLPYTWSATRSKSIKHKPLSSTFNLWHVLLVVAVLCVTIGVYVTIIFNNKKSEPVKTEQKQTKEPTLESENFIAPLLINHAAGDTLIAYQKVNTTSGKIEAHIEQWMDMPKLATRNVKITDTSLEAAKSLYSLSFDNVIYIENYKLIKPLTKPMIEPDALGIQAKYKDKNEQLADAENIHADYHLQFAGIVEHIHQQQYADAIYMLERLSKVNPDDKNCIFYSALCYELMQDYTKAIAGYQSILSGNINAFSQEAEYHLLLCYRQLGNITAYNQLLTKISNSHSHYSAQARKLAPL
- a CDS encoding sigma-70 family RNA polymerase sigma factor, which produces MWFRNKKHISDYSDTELIGRYKECDDNQCIGILYERYAHLVYSICYKYLQNEDECKDGVLAIFEKLFTDLKKYEINNFGSWLHSVTRNYCLAVQKKESLKVPLNEQTTSHTELAIQDDAAILDQYMPHLHEALHTIKKPQQECVRLFYLEKKSYVEISNFTGYSLKEVKSHIQNGKRNLKIYLEQKRNA
- a CDS encoding carboxypeptidase regulatory-like domain-containing protein — its product is MKKQSYFMMLLLAICSLYVQAQTTDGVLKGLIADSTSKKPIEMATVLVLSQGVEVANTFTLDDGQYSISALKPGKYTVKVFKGGYGTKVMEQVMVSTSRITFQDFYLPQGIDLPTISVTYLPPVIEKDDIMTARRIDATEIRKSVLRDVKDFARLSTGAVQKREGGEINFRGSRGNGTHYIVDGIRMDEGFSMPRSAIAELVVITGGVPAMYGDATGGIIVITTKGFFGSGAQ
- a CDS encoding T9SS type A sorting domain-containing protein; translated protein: MFGKNNVIKFIFTIQLFHVIVCQGQNTFIKQYNKTGNDKFTTIQFSDSGYVVGGSSLSTFNNTTTANLLLIDETGNIKNAVEINSTKGDEIRKLIITKENQIVCAGYSNINGGNNDFFIAKFDLSLNKIWIKYFGGSNDDWPFDLIETKDSGIVTVGLSDYSNSTCNTSIIKVDKNGNQVWQNNLGTNYIEWGNTLCELSNGNILVAGWGNTANQLTDMDNLLLLLDEQGNLLQTKMFYTAYDEGIYHLAELPNKNILCSGGNHVAFGNQENYFLIEIDSNLNSQSAFQYQLQNTNTRALQTVIKNDSTYCTLVKFNAPGTADKCITNSTNTGNINWAYMYPTKTQAYFGGISLSNDAIISVGSHIDSLSNQYSANMLSVDSNGNLPNGCYQQTLAFVQLPYFFDSTSFSLNQLPPLAFDSVALSINSDTFSTTNFCTPSLLPICNIASSDSVFCDKQAIDFYDLSTNNPTQWLWFFSGASPSISTMQNPVNIYYASAGSFDVTLIACNGAGCDTLSVTQFINQIPPLPPPVITVQNDTLFCSAAFAYQWFAVGDSAALSTNSFFVLPDTGNYYVLISDSNGCMVASGVYSALPHTSFTCTDTSVCAPATITFVDSSSGQANSWFWIFAGGVPSYSGSQHPPPVVFANAGTYDVTLITCNNTGCDTLTIANYIIVHNPPNAVFLSTSGDTIFAPLGYTYQWYNVTDSVNVLSTANYFYATDSNTYYVIITDSNGCTSASAFINTGIATAALVATLQILPDKILIHTNRPAYFNIYNLMGQSVLQQKMVSSKDIPTSHLPSGIYIAHVRDEYTKRSISKKFVIK
- a CDS encoding class I SAM-dependent methyltransferase is translated as MEKYRYEEYAPWMKNYFEYDKQKGKKLLEVGFGQGTDLIQYAKGGADVYGIDLTPHHFDLASLNFKLRNLNANLTLGDASKLPYENNFFDKVSSFGVLHHTPDIEKCVDEVFRVLKPNGEFIIGLYYKDSFFHYWTKCFLDGIVKFGFLRLGYDGNLSTLEAGADGKKYKPYIKLFTKKMMRQLLSKFQIDALDIRHLNREDIPLLGKLFTDGMLQKYSTRYGWYILAKCTKK
- a CDS encoding class I SAM-dependent methyltransferase, with the protein product MIKINENIWGHKYRLTWFKKFVTKEQLGLEFGCGTGIMITSQLTQDGYNCIGIDLDKASIDLGNKIFAEHGLPQDRLFCKDLNTFPDNHFDYILASEVFEHIEKSDIDAIVELLKAKLKPEGIMIVTVPNGFGWHEFEEIFWAHLNFRRVFRFLYISQAFNYIRLKSDTYVSKYPSTIAHSPHVRRFTLNSIKALCAKHNFEVFETRGSVFFSGGFSDMLFSGVKPIMALTRKLGEWWPSIATGFYLATRNKK